The Rhea pennata isolate bPtePen1 chromosome 18, bPtePen1.pri, whole genome shotgun sequence genomic sequence TTGCTGGATGGACATGGCTATGCCCTGGTCGGGGTGGCGTATTGCTGAAGGAGATGGGCAAGCACCGCGCTGCGGGGGCTCCTGACCCCATCGGCCTGGGAGCTGGTATGAAACTACGCCGAAGGGATGATGGGTCTCCGGGCAGACGCCGGTGCCTTTAAATCCTACTGCAAGCAGTGCTGAATGCCACCTCCTGCCCTCTGAGCAGCACCCACGTTGCAGCTGCGGGGGCCTCCCCGGGTggctgggagagggcagccggCTGCCCCGCGGCTCGCAGGACGCGGCCGCCCCATGGAGCAGGAGCCGGAGCAGGCTGGCGAGGAGGCAGGGCCTGGCCCCAGGCCCCTGCATGAGGCCAGCGCAGAGGCAAGTGCCTGGAAGCAGAGCGAGAGCCCCCGGCACGCCGCGCCGAGCACGACTCCGGGATCGGGGGACCAGGCAGCGGCCGTTGAGCCAAGTGACCTGGCTCCGCTCCTGGGAGAGGAgcctgctgctccctggggtCGCTGGAGCCCGGCGGTGGAGGACCCGGACAAGCCGCTGCTGTGCGGAGCCGCCGAgctgcccgcccgcggccgctgcGGCACCTCTCCGCCGGCAGAGCTGGTCCCTCCAGGCACTGCGGACGCTGTGCCAGCCCCGGAGGCTGGAGGAAGGATGAGCCCTCCATCCCTGGGGGGATCACCCAGCCTGGAAAGCGCCTCCAGCTCCATCCTGAGCCTCTCCGGCGAGGAGTCGGGCAGCGAGGTGGGGGCGGCAGCGTGCTGCATCCAGGCGGCAGCGGGCGACGGTGAGGAGGAGTGCCCCATCTGCACGGAGCCCTACGACGGCCGGCGGCACAAGCAGGCCCTGCTGAACTGCAACCACGTGCTGTGCAGCACCTGCCTCCGCGCCATCATGGACGCAGCCGGCAGTGCCGAGTTCGGGCGCGTGCGCTGCCCCATCTGCCGCCAGAAGACCCCCATGCTGGAGTGGGAGATCTGCaagctgcaggaggagctgctCTTGCTGCACGCCCAGCCGGCCCCGGCCTCGGCCCGGGCTGCGCCCAGCCcagccgcgctgccgccccggcgcccgggcaTCGCCGGCGCCCTGGAGCACCATTTCCAGGTGCGCTTCCACACCAGCCGCATGTTCGGCTGCCTGCCCTGCGTGCGCTACCCGCTGTGCCTCATCCGCGGGCTGGGGCGCCTGGAGCGCCGGTGCCGCTGCTGCTACCTCGTCCTGCTGGCCGCGCTGCTGGCGGCCGAGATGCTCAGCCTGCTCCTCATCTTCCTCCCCATCGTCCTGATGGTGCTGCTCTTCCTCATCCTCGATAAATAGCCTGCATCTGGGCTGTGCTGAGCGCATGGTGAGTGGCCCCAGCGGGCTCTGCGCCACTGGGAGTGGGAGCAGCCGCCCTCCTGCCCTCGCCCTGGGGGCTGGAGTGCTGCATGGAGAGGATCTGTCTGAGAGCCAACCTGTGAACCCAGGTGTCCAGGAAGCCTCTCCGCTGTCAGTGAGCCCGGAGCAAGGTGAGACAGCGGAGGAGCCGCGCGAGCCAGGGCGAGGGAGGACCAGAGGCTGGCCATGGGGCAGGCAGCCTGGGGGCTGGCGCACCGCCTGCACCCAGCACCCGCAGGAGCAGGCGTGCCTCCCGCTGGGCACCGAGCGTCTCGCGGCAGCAGAAGGATGGCCGgtgccctggcactgccaggCGGATGCAGGACCAGGGCAATGAGCCGGCCCTGCCGGCTCCAGCTGCAAAGCCCTGGTGCTGgcccaggagcagagctgggaaggcTGGAGGTGCCCGGCTGGCAGAGCGGGGCTGAGCTGGGGGCTCTGCCTCCCCCTCGCCCAGCCCGGGTACTCTAACTGCCCTGCCGcagactgaaaatataaattgcGTTTGTACCGCAGCAGCGTGAGCCTGAGTTCGGCGCCGTGCCGGATGGGGACGGGCGCGTGAGGCGGCGCGGAgtgcccccggggccggccgggccgcaCACACGCGCCAGAGCCTCCCCTACCCCGCACACCTCGCACGCACACGcgggttgtgtgtgtgtgggggggggcacGCACAAGTGCTCACCTCCGCCCCTCGCTGACGGCCACAGCGAGCCGCCGGCGAGCTCAGGCCGCGGCTCGCGGGTCGCAGCCTGCTGCCAGCGGCCTTGTGACGCCAGGGCACAGCCGGGCTCTTGTTCTAGCACGCCCACGCCGCGCTGAGGGCCGGCGcagggccgcggccgcggcttCGCTCTCCCAGCCAGGGCTCGGGAGCACCCGGCCTCCGAGCCCGGGCGCTGGCAGGCGCGCAGTGGCTGCATCCTTCACACCCAGCCCGGCTGCGGCGCAAGGAGGGGCTGGCAGCAgcgggagagggcagcagcCTTGCTCTTGCCCGGGCTCCTGCAGCCTCCCCGGCGGTGCCAGCCCGCGCTGGTGCCGCTCAGCCCTTGCCTGCTTGCCTTTCCCTGCCCGGAGATAAGAGAACAAACACCGCTCTGCTCCCCGAGGGATTCGCGTTGGCAGCGCCGAGCAGGCCAGGCCGAAGCGCCGAGCTCCCCCAGCACCGTGCGGACAAGGACAGGAGGGTTCAGGCCCCGGCAGGCACCACGGGGGCTGGAGCGTGGTGCCGGGGCTGTGCCAGACTGCCCTGTGCCAGGGGGCCGGACGCCAGCAGCTCCCCCGCAGTTCCTGCCTCCCAGGCGGGCTGCAGTGCCTGGGAAGCCAGGCAAACGCCCCCAAAAATCACGGGGGCAAGCCGGGCTCCCTTGCCCGTGGCCAGGCTGCAGGGCCCagagcagcagcgagcagcctgggctgcagcCCGCGGCCGCAGGGGCAGCCGGCTGCCGCAGCGGGCAGCGGAGTTTCAGCAGCGGGGAGGGACGCGGGCTGCACTCCCTGCCTGGCACCTGGCCTCTCCGGGGCTGCCAGCTGCATCCCAGCCTGGTGCTGTGCACCGGGCCCTGGACATCTGGCTCATGGCGATGCCCGGGGCAATGCCCAGGCCACGGTGGGGCTCTCACTCCCACCTGTGCTGGGCAACAGGGGCCAGTGGCGCCATGCCAAAGCCCTGTCGTGGCCCAGGCTCAGGGCACTGGGCTCCTGGCCCACGCCAGAAAGCCGCACCATGCTGTCACCCCCCAGTCCCTCTGCACAGGGACCGGTCTAACACTGCCTTGCCCTATACCTGGCCACACAGGGCTGTGCCAGGACCCAGGCGTGCAGGCCTTGCCCTTCGCCCAAGGGCCAGGGAGAGCAGAGCCCTGCTGGCCCCAGGAATGGGCCCTGGCCACTTCCCCAGGGCCAGGCCTTGGCGCAAAGCTTTGCTCTGGGAAGCACAGGGTGTTGTAGCCCCTTCACTCGGCTTAGTCATGGGcatctcttcccctttcctcccgCAAAGGGAACCAGCCGGGGCTCAGCGTCAccgctgcagccctcctgcctctggccCCATCCGTCACCGCCTGCATCCAAcccagggccaggctggggcaaAGCAGGACTGCAGCACCCAGCGGCCCCTGCATCCTTTCCTCAATGCAGGGAGCAGGAGATATGAGCACAGGGAGGCCCAGGGCAGCTCCCGTGTGCTCAGGGCACCAGGGTGCCTCCCCAGGCAGGTGCCTCTGCAATCCCCACCAGCGCCCAGTCGCAATCGTGGGACACGGTGAGCTGCATGGTGAACATGCAAGCAGCCATGGAGCATTGGACGAGGATCCAGGGCAAATGATGGAACTTGGCCTGAATTCCAAGAGACCCACAGGCAAGGGTGAGGAAATAAGAGATCTCCTGCCTCCCACTGCAGCCCTATCCCACACTCATTTCCAGCTGGCAGATAGTGCTGCAGGGAATAAAAGGACCTGGTCCTACAGGGGCAGAGATCTGGACCAAGTACTCCACTCTGAAGAGACACCAAACATGCCTTCATGTCCAAAACACACTTTTGATCATCAGTGGAAAATGTCGGCTTTTTTTGCTCCAGTGCGAAACCCTCAAATCTCCAAGCACTGCTTTGCAGTGGATCCCTTTATCCCCATGGTCAGAAACGCTGTTTTTGTCCTGCTCACCAGCCCCTCGACTACACTCAGCTCTGCAGGGGATACTCCCGCACCATGGCCTCAGGCCGTTCATCTCCTTGTCCTCCTGAAGACCACCCAGGACACTTTGGGGACCAGGTGGTTGTCTGGAAAAGCCTCCCAAGAGGACGCCGCACTGCCAGCACCCTGTGGAAGACGTGGCAGCTATGGTGGGGACAGAGGTGCAGCCGCAGGAGAAGTCGTGCTGCTCACCCTGGGCCGGAGGGAAGCTCtcaggaggcaggagcagggcaccCTAAACCGGGTCAGGCCATGAGAAAGCAGAGCCGCCCTCAATCCCCAGCTAGCTCCCTCCTGCCCaatgaataattatttataCAAAGTGGAACAGCTCCATCAGGAGCACAGTGAGCTCAGCCCCGTTCAGGAGGCATCTGCAGCTAGATTGGGTCtgcagggaggggaaggcaATGCCCAGATTATCTGGGGTGGGGTTGGGGGACCTGCTGCCCCATGGGATACCTGGCACATGTCCCTGCTCTGCACGAGCTGGGTTGGGGGGGACACAGTCTTTTGGGCAACCAGGTCAAGGCTCTGCTTGTGGCTGGATAACGCAGCACTACAGGCAGTTGAGGGGGACCAGCCGAAGATGCCACCCCCCAAGGCCACTCGGTGTCCAGGTTCCTCCAGCAGGGTTGTAGCACTGCCAGGTGCTAAAAATCGGAGCCGGGCACCTAATCCCTCTGGAAAGGGGTTTCCTGGGGGGTCCGTGGTGCAGGATTGGTCTCAGGCAGAGGTTGCCCAGCCTGGCTCCCGACTGGGGTGAAAGGGAGGACAGCGGAGCCTCGGCTCCACCCCAGGGCGCGCGGAGCAGGGCTGAGGGCAGCCGCGGGTGCCAGCAGCCGGACCTGGCACGCAGGAAGGGCTGGCCCACAGGAATTTGGCTGCGACGTCTGCTCACAAGGACTCGGTTATATTTAGCGCGCCGAGATAGCGGCGAGGGGTGCAGAGGTGCACCGGAGCCCGTCgagcctggggcctgggagcttgCTGGGGGCGGCGTGCTGCAAGCAGGGGGAGGCTGGGGCAGGGAAGCTCCTCCTGCGTGCAGCCCCCACCTCCCCATCCCAAACATTCTTGCAGCCCCTACGTGTGCCCCATTGCAGCCCCTTCACATCCCCCCATGTACCTTCTCACAGAGTGCCATACGCCCCCCCCCCACTCTCACTCCCCCTGCACACCTCCCTGCAGCCTTCTCTGCACCCTCTTACAGGCTCCCCTCACCCCATTGCAGCCCCCGACACCTCACTGCAGCCCCTTCAGGCACCCACCACCCCCCTACCTCATCACAGCCCCCACATGCACCCCAACATCTTCCAATCCCTCTCAGCGCACCCCCTTGCAGCTCTCCCCCACCTTCTCACCAGCCTCCCAACACTCCTTTGCAGCCTCCCAATGCCCCATTGCAGCCCCCCAAATGCACCCTGCTGTCCCAATGCCTCTTGACATGTGCCCACTCACAAAAAGCCACCAACCTCCCACTGCAGCCCCCCACAAGCTCCCATCACAGCCCCCATATGTACCCCACAGGCACTCCTCAGCCTGCCTGTCCCCCAGCTCGGGTTGATCCCAGGTGGCCGGCACTGGGGAAGGCTGCACGGGGCTCCCAGCTGTGGGGATATGgcccatccctgtccccactGGGTGGCCTGCCCACTCAGGGCTCTATCCTCCTCTCCACTCCCCTGGTCCCCAGTAGCACCAGGGGGACAGTGAGGGTGCCAAAGCTGCAGATGGCGAAGGGTCAAGCGAGGGAGCTGCTCCGGTGCCATGCCCCATGCAGGCCCCTCCATGTGCCCAGCTGAGCTCTCAGAGCATCACATGAGTAGCCAGCCTCAGAGCGTGCACCGAGCGTGCCTGGTCTCACCTCGCATACggcccctgcagcagggcagggacTTGGGGATACCCGTCCAGCTCAGGTCACTGGCATCAGATCACTTTGGCCGCTTTATCCGGCAGTAGCTTCTCCCCTTCCACCCCTGCCTGCAAGAGCATCGGAGCTGCCCCCTGCGGGGGCTGCACCAGCGGGTGCCCCCACAACTGCGCAAGCGAGGGCCAGGTGGCTGGAGGGCTGGCGGGAAAGCAGCAAGGCCACCAGGAGCATGCACGCTTGTCACGCGCTGGGAGCAGGCTTTGAACGTGGAGCCACCGAGTCAGCAGGAACCGGCGCCCAGCGCTGGCGGGCTGTCGGCAGTCCTCGCACTGGCTTTTTAACCCCAAGAAAAATGCCTGATCTCAGCAGTCCCTCCCCGTCTGTAGGGCCAGCACTGCCCCAG encodes the following:
- the LOC134148641 gene encoding ring finger protein-like, producing the protein MEQEPEQAGEEAGPGPRPLHEASAEASAWKQSESPRHAAPSTTPGSGDQAAAVEPSDLAPLLGEEPAAPWGRWSPAVEDPDKPLLCGAAELPARGRCGTSPPAELVPPGTADAVPAPEAGGRMSPPSLGGSPSLESASSSILSLSGEESGSEVGAAACCIQAAAGDGEEECPICTEPYDGRRHKQALLNCNHVLCSTCLRAIMDAAGSAEFGRVRCPICRQKTPMLEWEICKLQEELLLLHAQPAPASARAAPSPAALPPRRPGIAGALEHHFQVRFHTSRMFGCLPCVRYPLCLIRGLGRLERRCRCCYLVLLAALLAAEMLSLLLIFLPIVLMVLLFLILDK